A window from Zingiber officinale cultivar Zhangliang chromosome 7A, Zo_v1.1, whole genome shotgun sequence encodes these proteins:
- the LOC122000691 gene encoding uncharacterized protein LOC122000691 isoform X1, with amino-acid sequence MEGGKKPSSSIADELFPTGKYAPPPSTSPGYFSSVFPPASSVLGKSQGNPSKTQTVRRKDGKSVSPSRSEESAYFGSSVHYGGRDFYDSSASNQPSGAPKPWFQIKDLDKGENSNDPNAANRGEWWQGSLYY; translated from the exons ATGGAAGGAGGAAAGAAGCCGTCTTCCTCGATCGCCGACGAGCTCTTCCCCACCGGGAAGTACGCGCCTCCTCCCTCCACCTCGCCCGGCTACTTCAGCAGCGTCTTCCCTCCGGCGTCCTCG GTTTTGGGCAAATCTCAGGGCAATCCTTCAAAAACACAAACAGTGCGGAGAAAGGATGGCAAATCTGTCTCGCCCAGTCGATCTGAAGAATCGGCCTACTTTGGCTCCTCCGTTCACTATGGTGGTCGGGATTTCTATGACAGCTCTGCATCCAACCAACCATCTGGAGCTCCAAAACCT TGGTTTCAGATTAAAGATTTGGACAAGGGAGAGAATTCCAATGATCCCAACGCTGCCAACAGAGGTGAATGGTGGCAAG GTTCTCTGTACTATTGA
- the LOC122000689 gene encoding serine/threonine-protein kinase BSK5-like: MATRCCRLSLCWWPAHFKSSMLEPDDIEKGSRDGDGVGFTEFRLDELRAATDGFSPDHIVSEHGQKAPNVVYLGRFFPGDRDVAIKRFNKFAWPDARQFLEEAKAVGKLRSERLANLIGCCCEGDERLLVSEFMPHQTLAKHLFHWDTHSLSWAMRIRVALYLAQALEYCSTRGRALYHDLNAYRVLFDQNGNPRLSCFGLMKNSRDGKSYSTNLAFTPPEYLRTGRVIPESVVYSFGTLLLDLLSGKHIPPSHALDLIRGKNFRTLMDSCLEGHFSNADGAELVRLASRCLQYEPRDRPIIKSLVTSLGSIEKDAEVPSYTLMGIMNGSANSKQTLKLSLLGEACARMDLAAIHEILEKVGYKDDEGLANDLSFQVWTSQIQETLNSKKHGDNAFVAKDFATAIECYTQFIDMGTMISPTVLARRCVSYLMNGMVQEALEDAMQAQVVFPDWPTAYHLQATALLSLGMDSDAHDMIKTGTRLESKRSNRN; this comes from the exons ATGGCAACTCGATGCTGCAGGTTATCCTTGTGCTGGTGGCCGGCTCACTTCAAGTCCTCTATGCTCGAGCCTGACGATATCG AGAAGGGTAGCCGCGACGGCGACGGCGTAGGCTTCACCGAGTTCAGGTTGGACGAGCTACGGGCCGCCACGGATGGTTTTTCGCCGGACCACATCGTGTCGGAGCACGGCCAGAAGGCGCCCAACGTCGTGTACCTTGGCCGCTTCTTCCCCGGCGATCGCGACGTGGCCATCAAGCGCTTCAACAAGTTCGCTTGGCCTGACGCCCGTCAATTCCTC GAAGAAGCGAAGGCGGTGGGGAAGCTCCGGAGCGAGCGGCTGGCGAATCTCATCGGCTGCTGCTGCGAGGGCGACGAGAGGCTTCTGGTGTCCGAGTTCATGCCCCACCAGACTCTCGCCAAGCACCTCTTCCACT GGGATACCCACTCTTTGAGCTGGGCAATGAGGATAAGAGTGGCCTTGTACCTTGCCCAGGCACTCGAGTATTGCAGCACCAGAGGGCGAGCTTTGTACCATGATCTCAATGCTTACAGAGTTCTCTTTGATCAG AATGGTAATCCCAGATTGTCCTGCTTTGGTCTGATGAAGAATAGCAGAGATGGAAAGAGCTACAGCACTAATTTGGCCTTCACACCGCCAGAGTACCTTAGAACAG GGCGAGTGATTCCGGAAAGTGTTGTGTACAGCTTTGGAACGCTTCTGCTTGACCTTCTCAGTGGGAAGCATATTCCTCCTAGCCAT GCCCTCGACCTTATCCGCGGTAAGAATTTTCGCACACTGATGGACTCGTGTTTAGAGGGGCACTTCTCAAATGCTGATGGAGCTGAGTTGGTTCGATTAGCTTCTCGTTGTTTGCAATATGAACCTCGCGACAGGCCGATCATAAAATCACTTGTGACTTCTCTGGGATCTATTGAAAAGGATGCAGAG GTGCCATCATATACACTGATGGGCATTATGAATGGCTCTGCGAATTCTAAGCAAACACTTAAGTTATCGCTCCTCGGTGAAGCTTGTGCAAGAATGGACTTGGCTGCCATACATGAAATACTGGAGAAGGTCGGATACAAGGACGACGAAGGGTTAGCCAATGAT TTGTCTTTCCAAGTCTGGACCAGCCAAATTCAGGAGACTTTGAACTCTAAGAAGCACGGCGACAATGCTTTCGTAGCTAAAGATTTTGCAACCGCAATTGAATGCTACACACAG TTTATCGACATGGGGACGATGATCTCACCGACTGTGTTGGCGCGTCGCTGTGTATCATACCTGATGAATGGCATGGTGCAGGAGGCTCTGGAAGATGCTATGCAAGCACAGGTAGTATTCCCAGATTGGCCTACTGCTTACCATCTCCAAGCCACTGCCCTCCTGAGTCTTGGAATGGATAGTGATGCCCACGACATGATCAAGACTGGCACTAGGCTAGAGAGCAAGAGGAGCAACAGAAACTGA
- the LOC122000691 gene encoding uncharacterized protein LOC122000691 isoform X2 yields MEGGKKPSSSIADELFPTGKYAPPPSTSPGYFSSVFPPASSVLGKSQGNPSKTQTVRRKDGKSVSPSRSEESAYFGSSVHYGGRDFYDSSASNQPSGAPKPIKDLDKGENSNDPNAANRGEWWQGSLYY; encoded by the exons ATGGAAGGAGGAAAGAAGCCGTCTTCCTCGATCGCCGACGAGCTCTTCCCCACCGGGAAGTACGCGCCTCCTCCCTCCACCTCGCCCGGCTACTTCAGCAGCGTCTTCCCTCCGGCGTCCTCG GTTTTGGGCAAATCTCAGGGCAATCCTTCAAAAACACAAACAGTGCGGAGAAAGGATGGCAAATCTGTCTCGCCCAGTCGATCTGAAGAATCGGCCTACTTTGGCTCCTCCGTTCACTATGGTGGTCGGGATTTCTATGACAGCTCTGCATCCAACCAACCATCTGGAGCTCCAAAACCT ATTAAAGATTTGGACAAGGGAGAGAATTCCAATGATCCCAACGCTGCCAACAGAGGTGAATGGTGGCAAG GTTCTCTGTACTATTGA
- the LOC121999829 gene encoding 26S proteasome non-ATPase regulatory subunit 14 homolog, with amino-acid sequence MRAREMRRLERIFPGIGQLIDSEKPDTSEQVVISSLALIKMLKHARSGIPMEVMGLMLGEFVDEYTIRVIDVFAMPQSGTGVSVEAVDPVFQVTMLDMLKRTGRHEMVVGWYHSHPGFGCYLSGVDIQTQQSFEALNPRAIAVVVDPVQSVKGKVVIDAFRLINPQAITFGREPRQTTSNVGHLNRPSNEALMNGLNKQYCSLVINYRKNELEEKMLLNFHKKKWTDGLILRPFDIHSETNEQTVQEMLDLTIKYNKEVREEDELPLEKLFFASIGRMDAKKKLEEHVSNSMASNTVQILGTMLNTVVFDSCIL; translated from the exons ATGCGAGCGCGAGAGATGCGGCGGTTGGAACGAATCTTTCCGGGCATTGGCCAACTGATTGACTCCGAGAAGCCCGACACTTCCGAGCAGGTCGTCATCTCTTCGCTCGCCCTCATCAAGATGCTCAAGCACG CAAGATCCGGAATACCTATGGAGGTGATGGGGCTGATGTTGGGGGAGTTCGTGGATGAGTACACAATCCGGGTGATCGATGTCTTCGCAATGCCGCAGAGCGGGACCGGCGTTAGCGTGGAGGCCGTCGACCCCGTATTTCAGGTCACCATGCTCGATATGTTGAAGCGGACCGGAAG GCATGAAATGGTGGTTGGATGGTATCATTCTCATCCTGGATTTGGTTGCTATCTTTCTGGTGTTGACATACAAACGCAGCAG AGTTTTGAAGCCCTTAATCCTAGGGCAATTGCTGTGGTTGTAGATCCAGTCCAGAGTGTCAAGGGTAAGGTTGTTATTGATGCTTTTCGTTTGATCAACCCTCAAGCAATAACGTTTGGTCGGGAACCTCGCCAAACGACATCAAATGTTGGGCATCTCAACAGACCCTCAAATGAG GCACTGATGAATGGTTTAAACAAGCAATATTGTTCCTTAGTTATAAACTATCGGAAGAATGAACTCGAGGAGAAAATGTTGCTGAACTTCCATAAAAAGAAATGGACTGATGGGCTGATACTTCGGCCATTTGATATACATTCTGAAACTAATGAACAAACTGTTCAG GAAATGCTGGATTTAACCATTAAATATAACAAAGAAGTTCGAGAGGAGGACGAGCTGCCACTTGAAAAGCTGTTTTTTGCCAGTATTGGAAGGATGGATGCAAAAAAGAAATTGGAAGAGCATGTCTCAAACTCGATGGCATCAAACACAGTCCAGATTTTGGGGACTATGTTGAACACTGTTGTGTTTGACTCTTGCATATTATGA